Part of the Solanum pennellii chromosome 10, SPENNV200 genome is shown below.
ttatttgtgttccatagcaaaTTGTTTGTCAGTCCTTCTCTCCCTTATATTCTCGCTCAACACTCTCCCTCTCTTGCTCGCTTCctgtcgctcgcctctctcgctttatacaatagaattgtataaattctgttaataatttataaagcgagagaaaattatatatacacatgcaaatacatatattttcgtcttatacacttataattatacaataaaaatactcccctgcccaagtgtcttttgcctttctctctttctcttttacacaaattcaaattgtatataatttatctctTTCTCACTTCATACAATTccattcaattgtatattcccagACCAAgcctcttttgcctttctctctttctcattttatacaaattcaaattgtatataatcgtcctatacacttataattatacaatacaaatatttcacTGCCCAAGTCTTTTTTgcatttctctctttctcgttttatacaaattcaaattgtatataattctctctttctcgttttatatacttcgttttatacaattcacttcAATTGTATATCTATAATAAATTATACACATATATGTTTGTTATAAGCGTAATtgtgcaaactttgctataacatacaaataaattttgtgtttgctacatgtgaaagttgctcTTATTATAAATATACTTATACTATACACTTTTTTACTGGGCTGGTGCACTGGTGGCCCGTAACGGCCTCTTACCGGGCCAACCTTACTAGATGGAGGCGAAAAACAAATTCGGACCGACTAGATCTATGTCGAGTGCCGGTTCAAGGCTTACCTAATGCGGGTCACTATCTAGCTGACCTTAGTGGACCGAAATAGAATGGTTGGGtttggggggaggggggggggttgaGCGCCAAAAGAgaagattttaaatttgttcTTGTTTGCGGGAAGTATTAATAGTGGACATAGTAAGTCAATGAGTGGTTTACAGGAAGCCAACAGTTGTCTAAAGGGGCATTACGACAAACACCTTATGCCCAAAATCGAAGAATTCCAAAACCATTTGCGTCTCCATCGATCAGCCTAGACGAAGAACACTATGTGTCCATTAATTCTCCCTCGTCATCTCCGTCTTCGATTATCACCTTGTTCCCAAAATTAACTGCATCATCATCACCATGAAATCTTTATATAAGCTCCTCTGTTTCCTTTCCACACTTCTCAGCTACTttgaaacaattttttatttaatttctgaTTCTAGGGTTCTTCACTCATGGACGATAACGAGCTTCATTTGTCTCCTCCCGCTGTAAGTAATGTATTTTGGACTGCAGACGTATCTTTTAACTAAACGcatttttgttcaatttcacatagttcaaaggacattttttattttttctattttgataaGGTGCAAGTTAAAAattagacaaacaaattgaaatggtGCGAGTAAATCTTTTTTCAGTTTTGGCTTGGGATTGTTGTGAGATTTTGTTTTACGTTTTGATTGTTTTGTTCTGTTTTGATTGGATTACAATCTCTACCATTGTAATGTAAAGATTATTAACACAGAGATTGAATGTGGGGATTAATCTAGAAGTTTTagtatttaaagaaaatgaataatatgagtTTGAAGGGATGACCACATTTTTGTCATTTGAGTTGTTCCAATCCATGTATTGTCAATACTCACATCCTTATTCTACATTTAATCTcgtaataaaataatacatatattttcgcgTAGCTTATGTGCATAATGAGAAAAGGTGAAATGGTAACCAAATAAGGTAAGAACTTCATGGTTACCTTTATTCATTCACTGACTTTGGTAGGAAGACCTCTAGGACATGGAATAGTGCTTTATCCCTTTCCAAATGAATTTTATATGCTGATTATTCTCCTTACAAACTAACCaaattttatatgttgaatCAAACGTTTAACTTGTCAACATTTTATAGATCCTTCACAAATATTGATTTTATACGTTAAAAAAGGATTTTATTTGCAATTTGCAAGTAAGTAAATTAAACTATATTGAAGTAAATATAATGAGCTTGAAAAGTCATGTATGGTTCAATGACCATGTGAATTAAATAGTCAAAACTATGCTATAATCATATGAATCAAATAATCAACTTCAAgttttcatcaaacttcagtatGCATAGCGTGCTTTGCAATTTTTCCATGTCTATCTTGCTTAGCATGTAATGATAAGGTGATTTTGTGGAGATATTAAGAGCCTCCAGCCACTCAATGCTCCATTGTGTTTGAGGCAAAAATGGAAAAACACATCACCATCCCATATACCGGACTTGTAAGTTTGCTAAGACTGTCTAGGTAGCAAGTTATTAGTTGCATGTTAGAGTGGTTGAAAGTCCCACATTGGTTGGGGAATGGTTGACGGTTTGTTTATATGGACTTGAGTTGAGCAATCCTCTCCTCATGACCTAGCTTTTCGGGTTGAGTTATGTGCTAGATTTTTACATGGGTATCAAAACCTGGTTCATCCCCGTTTGGGCTCCATGGACCCATTTAGGCTCCCGGTCCACGCTTTAGTTAAACTTAGGCATGAATGTAAAAGTCCCACATTGGTTGGGATATGGCCTGACGGTCTGCTTAGATAGACTTGGACAATCCTTCCCACATGAACTAGCTTTtgtggttgagttttaggctcaTATGTCATCTTTACAATGCAAATAGGACCGTTTTTTACGGAACACTTGTCTAGGGGCATACACAAGAATTTCTGAGTAGTATGAACTTATTGTCACAATTAGTCTTGTTCCAAGGCTTTACTTTCAATTCATATTGTTATTGActtgcattatttttttaaaatagtaatgTACGTATGattctaacaaaaaatatatttaaccttatatatttaattaaatttcttggTGAAGTCATCCAGTATGTTTCCCGCTGCTTGCCATACCAGGATGTTGTCTCCATGTCGCGTTTGCTTCTTTTCGATTATCTAGTGAAGTTTTTTCTGACACTACAGACTTACTTTGGTTAGTGGtacgttttgagcagcagatgcTACCTCAAAGAATGGAATCAGGAGGTCCTTATCGTCTTCTGCACTGTTCAGGTCTTGGTGACAAAGAGGGAGTGATGCAAGAGCTTGAGAAAGGAGTGGAACCCAATCTGGTTGACTATGATAAGAGAACAGCACTTCATTTAGCTGCCTCTGAAGGTTGTGAAGAGATTGTTGTTCTACTTCTTGAGAAAGGAGCTGATGTGAACTCCACAGATCGTTGGGGTCGAACTGTAAGTTGCACTTATTGATGTATAAAATGAATTACGTACCTTTACTGCCTGATTGGATTATTCTTTCTAGCGTTTTTATTGTACTGTACTTTATagttgaaattatatttatgtaaactATATTGCTTTTTGCtattcaaaaacatttttcatatttgattcGACTCTATTATACTTCTATACAGCAACTAATGAGCTGTAGATATTGGTTTTATCAGCAATTCAAAACTCGAAAAAAAGATGATTACATATGAGATAGTATGGTGGCTAGAAGGCCTGTACCTGAATCTAGTGGCATGGAGTAGTAGTATTGATTGCCTCCATGCTATAACTAAAATTTACTTGAAGACATATGGTTCCCTTTTGCTTCTCTTTTATTCCAACAATCTTATTAAGGTTATAGTGTAGGACACTATAGCTTGTTTCTCAACAAATTGATTAGTGTATGCTTTGATCGAAATCTGTGCAGCCACTCTCCGATGCCCGTAACTTTGGTCACGAGAATGTCTGCAAGATTCTAGAGGCCCATGATGGTTATGATCCGGTATATGTCTTAACCTTTATTCTCATTTATATGATCGCGGCTGTAGTATACTCTGAATGGTAATATTGTCGCACAACATTACTCTGAAACATAATGGTAGTTTGCATTTCTTGCTATACACGATTCAAAAAGAAACTATCGTATTAAGATTGACTTGAAAGCTGATGCAAGagtaacatatttatattttaacttttatattgGACAGTCACTCAGAGTCTAAGCATCTTCGGTCTTTTTCAGGACAGAAGACTTTTTAGTAGTGACTTTACTGGTTCAAGTAAACAAGAATATGTAGAATTTCCTTATAGTCCTATTGCAAGTATAAGAGGGTTTTTGCTTTCATAAGTCAAGGTATAATTGATAATAAACTCAGCACCAAGAAAGTACTGGGAGAAAGTACAACAAAACTAGATAAGATTCCCCCAAGGATGTAGGAATCCATAAAATCTAGCATTACTTCAAGATCATTCGAGAATAACATTACACCAGCTTTTGAAACTATGAATGCATCTATACTTCAACAGCGACGGATTCCTCTTCTTTCTCCTCAAAACATCTTTTGTTTCCCCTCGAGCCAAACATTCCAGATATGCATACTGGAGTGCTCCTCCAAATCTTTTCTTCACTTGATTTGTGGCATTGTGTAGCACTGCCTAATTATTGCAACAGAGTTTTGCTGGTGACTAGGGCTTCAAAACCAATTTCAGCTAAAATGTGATGTGTCCATACTATTTCACATGTGAACTGAACCATAGCTACTTTGGTTCTGTGCAGAATTGAATACAATACTTTGTCCACCTACAAAGACACAATAGCCTTTGGTGAATCTTCTGTCAATTCTAGATCCAATGCCAAACAACATCGACAAAACACTTAACACGAGTATGCCTATGGTTGTTATATAATATGCCAAGGCCAAGAGCTCCTTTAATGAAACGCGAGATATGTTTCAAGGTTGCCTTAGTGTTTGAATCTAGGTGATTTTATGAGTATTATTCTGAACCATGCCATTCTATGACCATCCTTTGTCTGTGAGAATGATTGTAGTTTGAATTCCAACTCATTTAAACTAATTCATGTGACATAATCTTGTGATCAGCTAGCTTGTtagtttgagaaaaaaataaaggaagcTAAGTAATAATCCCCAGCAGGGAAAGAGGATAGGCTAAGTCATAAGTATGCTTTCTGGATGAGTTGATGTAGATAGGATCCTTGTCAGAACTGCATGTTCTTTACCAcaatattatctttattttggtGGCAGTGTTATATAATATGAATTTCGGCGAAATGTTGTATCATATGAACATTTCTTTTTACCTTCAATTCCTTTTGCTTGACGTAGTTGGGTGACTCTGATACACCATGTTTTATGATTGGTCACGGAGAAGTGGACATGAAGGATGCAACTCTTATTGGAGAAGTAATTTTTCTTACCCAGAAGCCAAGGCAAATATCAACTTGACTATGTTCTTTTAATGTTTCAATTCactttatatttgttttggCTATTAATGACTGTGAGTACAATTCGCAGGGTGCATATGGTGAAGTTTATTTGGTAAAGTGGCGCGGTACAGAAGTTGCTGCAAAAACCATTCGTGCTTCCATTGCATCAAACCCAATGGTGAAGTAAGTTAAATGATTTTTTGCAGAGCTGTAATTTTAAAATCACATAAGCAATACTTTTTTCTTCCAGATtttggattaatatgatgtagaGTAACAATAACGTAACTCGGTCAacttctatttaaaaaaaaaggaaacataacTCGGTCAACTTGCTTTAATATTTGGACTCATAACATCCATAATTGAGAGCTTCACAGGAATGCTTTTATGAAGGAATTAGCATTGTGGCAAAAGTTGCGCCATCCCAATATTGTGCAGTTTCTCGGGGTTCTAAAGCAATCTGATCGATTGATATTTCTCACCGAGTATCTTCGAAATGTAAGTCTATGTTCAGGAGCACTCTGATGTTGTGACATCCTCCTCAGCTTTGAGATATAGGTGTTATTATACGAGTACCAGAGCTTTATTTAGTCACGGCTGCACTGATATTTCTACAAATTGAAAATCTAGGGAAGCTTGTATGACcaattgagaaagaaaggaagactTGATCCACTGACAGCAGTTGCTTATGCACTAGCTATTGCAAGGTATAAGGTTCAATGATAAGTTAGCCTCCAATTCAAGTTTTACATGACACTTTTTGGCACAATTTACCAGCATTtctgtttctttatttttcactaACTTTGCACCTTTTTTcagtttattattttgtaatttcttttCCATAAATGCAAAACATTAAGTTTCCATCTACTATGTGTAATTATTAAGCTGGAAAAGCACTCTTTCATGCATTAATGTGCTTTTAACCTTACTATGCATCTTATGTCAAGATATGTTTGATATGGATCAGATTTTTTATAGTCCGAGTTCTAAATTGATAATTGTAATATGTGCTTACTATAGAGTTTGTACTATATCTGAGCAGAACCAAGCAACGaccaaatttaaattattcggCCATGACCATAGTTAGAAAGTTGCTCTGATGTTGAATTGTGTAGACAACTACGTTTAATCCTCAAAGTTCTTAATGCTAGTATCAACTGCCAAAAAGATGGATAGAAGGATGAAAATTTGTAGACATCCTTGCTGATTTATTTACTTAATGGAGGAAGTAATTCTTGGTGATTTATTTTCAGCTTGT
Proteins encoded:
- the LOC107032428 gene encoding integrin-linked protein kinase 1-like isoform X1, producing MDDNELHLSPPAQMLPQRMESGGPYRLLHCSGLGDKEGVMQELEKGVEPNLVDYDKRTALHLAASEGCEEIVVLLLEKGADVNSTDRWGRTPLSDARNFGHENVCKILEAHDGYDPLGDSDTPCFMIGHGEVDMKDATLIGEGAYGEVYLVKWRGTEVAAKTIRASIASNPMVKNAFMKELALWQKLRHPNIVQFLGVLKQSDRLIFLTEYLRNGSLYDQLRKKGRLDPLTAVAYALAIARGMNYLHQHKPHSIIHRDLTPRNVLQDEAGHLKVTDFGLSKIAQQKDSYGYKMTGGTGSYRYMAPEVYRRESYGKSVDVFSFALIVHEMFLGGPSNRDEAAEKVADKTAYEDYRPHLASYIFPEQIKTLLRECWHKNPDRRPSFQEIIDRLEKIHVTLQEKIVLGTCCSCMIL
- the LOC107032428 gene encoding integrin-linked protein kinase 1-like isoform X2; this translates as MDDNELHLSPPAMLPQRMESGGPYRLLHCSGLGDKEGVMQELEKGVEPNLVDYDKRTALHLAASEGCEEIVVLLLEKGADVNSTDRWGRTPLSDARNFGHENVCKILEAHDGYDPLGDSDTPCFMIGHGEVDMKDATLIGEGAYGEVYLVKWRGTEVAAKTIRASIASNPMVKNAFMKELALWQKLRHPNIVQFLGVLKQSDRLIFLTEYLRNGSLYDQLRKKGRLDPLTAVAYALAIARGMNYLHQHKPHSIIHRDLTPRNVLQDEAGHLKVTDFGLSKIAQQKDSYGYKMTGGTGSYRYMAPEVYRRESYGKSVDVFSFALIVHEMFLGGPSNRDEAAEKVADKTAYEDYRPHLASYIFPEQIKTLLRECWHKNPDRRPSFQEIIDRLEKIHVTLQEKIVLGTCCSCMIL
- the LOC107032428 gene encoding integrin-linked protein kinase 1-like isoform X3, producing MQELEKGVEPNLVDYDKRTALHLAASEGCEEIVVLLLEKGADVNSTDRWGRTPLSDARNFGHENVCKILEAHDGYDPLGDSDTPCFMIGHGEVDMKDATLIGEGAYGEVYLVKWRGTEVAAKTIRASIASNPMVKNAFMKELALWQKLRHPNIVQFLGVLKQSDRLIFLTEYLRNGSLYDQLRKKGRLDPLTAVAYALAIARGMNYLHQHKPHSIIHRDLTPRNVLQDEAGHLKVTDFGLSKIAQQKDSYGYKMTGGTGSYRYMAPEVYRRESYGKSVDVFSFALIVHEMFLGGPSNRDEAAEKVADKTAYEDYRPHLASYIFPEQIKTLLRECWHKNPDRRPSFQEIIDRLEKIHVTLQEKIVLGTCCSCMIL